One window of the Pyrus communis chromosome 17, drPyrComm1.1, whole genome shotgun sequence genome contains the following:
- the LOC137722077 gene encoding uncharacterized protein — MFNLQVAKNEREEDEERRKRDNEARMGRASHSCRVIQAVTQICKPSRSRNLDRSKQQRGTELLDDYFVRDSAFPDTYFRRRFRMERYLFNETMIAVCNHDSYFVQKNDAFGSMGLLPQQKITTALWMFAYGVSVNQVDEIMRMRKSTILESLMRFCRGIESIVPRETYKHGLAKSYEEG, encoded by the coding sequence atgttcaatctccaggtggcaaaaaatgagagggaagaagatgaggaacGTAGAAAGAGAGATAACGAAGCAAGAATGGGTAGAGCCTCACATTCttgtcgagtcatccaagctgtgaCTCAGATCTGTAAGCCCAGCCGTTCcagaaaccttgatagaagcaagCAACAACGAGGTACCGaactcttggacgattattttgtccgtgatagtgcattccctgatacgtactttagacgtcgttttagaatggaacgataTTTGTTCAACGAAaccatgattgctgtttgcaaccatgattcttactttgtgcaaaagaatgacGCTTTTGGTTCTATGGGTCTTCTTCCTCAGCAAAAAATTACTACTGCCTTGTGGATGTTTGCATATGGAGTATCTGTaaaccaagtggatgagataatgaGGATgaggaaatcaaccattcttgagtccctgatgaggttttgtaGAGGAATTGAATCTATAGTACCTCGGGaaacctacaaacatggacttgcaaAGTCTTATGAAGAAGGCTGA
- the LOC137722078 gene encoding uncharacterized protein, producing the protein MSVKRTPENVLLDYRLLSRTAKSSIFSTVSFAAIFFIIYADSVISNLSMQRVVPSNHEILDHDHQTQIPEEQIKSTSQLPNMQANIDNIEDEIHDRLVPPENASQEERLGWFRRKLPELEILHSDNLTKQFHGRVLEFLDTGCSSKFYMIWLSPAKSFGKREFLALDTLFKSNPQGCLVIVSKSMDSERGYRILKPLLDRGFKILAITPDLPFLVKDTPSESWLEELKSGGKDPGYIPLPQNLANLIRLAMLYKYGGIYLDTDFVILKDFSGLRNAVGAQSIDKNSKQWTTLNNAVMIFDVNHPILVNFLAEFAKTFNGNKWGHNGPYLVSRVIESVGNTPGYNLTILPPKAFYAVDWVRIHRLFRKPKKRSDSRAAKIILNELNDGETYALHLWNKRSRKLVIEEGSVMARLISEHCVICQDIYTS; encoded by the coding sequence ATGTCAGTCAAAAGAACGCCAGAAAATGTACTGTTGGATTATAGGCTGCTCAGCCGCACAGCCAAATCCTCCATCTTCTCCACCGTCTCATTTGCCGCCATATTTTTTATCATCTATGCAGACAGCGTTATTTCCAACCTTTCCATGCAAAGAGTTGTCCCGAGCAATCATGAAATTCTTGACCATGATCACCAGACTCAAATTCCTGAAGAGCAAATCAAATCAACGTCACAGCTTCCGAATATGCAAGCAAATATTGATAACATTGAAGATGAAATTCATGATCGTTTGGTTCCTCCGGAAAATGCCTCACAAGAAGAAAGGCTAGGGTGGTTCCGGCGAAAACTGCCGGAGCTTGAGATACTACACTCTGACAACTTGACAAAGCAATTCCACGGTCGAGTGCTCGAGTTCCTCGACACTGGATGCAGCTCTAAGTTCTATATGATATGGCTTTCACCGGCAAAGTCATTTGGGAAAAGAGAGTTCTTGGCCTTGGACACCCTCTTCAAGTCCAACCCTCAAGGCTGCTTGGTGATCGTATCGAAATCCATGGATTCCGAAAGAGGGTACAGAATCCTGAAGCCACTGCTGGACAGAGGATTCAAAATACTAGCAATCACGCCGGACTTGCCCTTTTTGGTCAAGGACACGCCGTCTGAATCTTGGCTTGAGGAATTGAAGAGTGGGGGGAAGGACCCAGGTTACATCCCATTACCTCAAAACCTAGCAAATCTTATTAGGCTTGCAATGCTGTACAAGTATGGAGGCATATATTTGGACACTGACTTCGTAATATTGAAAGATTTTTCGGGGCTGAGGAATGCAGTTGGAGCACAAAGTATAGATAAGAACTCCAAACAATGGACTACACTAAATAATGCAGTGATGATTTTCGACGTAAACCATCCGATTCTCGTGAACTTTTTAGCCGAATTTGCTAAAACTTTTAATGGGAACAAATGGGGTCACAATGGACCTTACTTGGTTTCGAGGGTAATTGAGAGCGTTGGAAACACACCAGGTTACAACCTTACAATCTTGCCTCCCAAGGCATTTTATGCGGTGGACTGGGTTCGGATACACAGGCTTTTCAGGAAGCCTAAGAAACGATCAGATTCAAGAGCGGCAAAAATCATTCTAAATGAGCTAAATGACGGGGAGACTTATGCCCTGCACTTGTGGAACAAGCGAAGCCGTAAGTTGGTCATTGAAGAGGGAAGTGTCATGGCTAGATTAATATCAGAGCATTGTGTCATTTGCCAGGACATATATACTTCCTAA
- the LOC137722076 gene encoding UPF0481 protein At3g47200-like encodes MPSGLGTRPADTTESAEMVHSENGTRLEPKERELKAKWKQEIVDKLKVVMAAPVDSCIYKVPNKLRKVKEDAYNPRVVSIGPFHRKNPDLVDAIREFKWRCMLSLLQQTEDENKSHQCFEDCSDAIYDLDDNVRQCYAETIKPDKNELAKIMLLDGCFILELFIRYHEAKNEKKGDGDEAKNVIEGDGSDPILKSKWMIAALQHDLALLENQIPFSVLVTLYNIVKPEATIKHSVASLALDFFEPMNEKHIPDELGTDFKHLLDLLHKFYFPKPVPSEPSEISIPVDNSKLNDERSRCCFSLSRKVIKKSGELQTSSGHSSQPDDAAGNDKWGFNYCAKELLESGVQLHIPSETDENLLNIKFSNGGLSIPTLIINKSTSSIFRNLIAYEQYSLSSTNTVTSYAFLMKSLVRYPEDFKLLQERKIIKPHLIGEQEYLNQFKTILDEVVAKDDFCFASVRDQVNQYCESWCHLNKLQVYLKVRFLKEIRDLHNTYFTSTWSIISFLAAFALLILTSLQTYYAIHGPHK; translated from the exons ATGCCGTCAGGATTGGGGACCAGACCGGCGGACACAACAGAATCTGCCGAGATGGTTCATTCAGAAAACGGAACTCGTCTG GAACCCAAAGAGAGAGAACTGAAAGCAAAGTGGAAACAAGAGATTGTAGATAAACTGAAAGTAGTGATGGCAGCACCAGTGGACTCATGCATCTACAAAGTTCCAAATAAACTTCGAAAAGTGAAGGAGGATGCCTACAACCCTCGTGTCGTCTCAATTGGACCTTTCCATCGAAAAAACCCTGACCTTGTGGATGCTATTCGAGAGTTTAAATGGCGTTGCATGTTAAGCCTTCTCCAGCAAACAGAAGATGAAAATAAATCTCACCAATGCTTTGAAGACTGCTCGGACGCAATTTATGACCTAGACGATAACGTTCGCCAATGCTATGCTGAAACCATCAAGCCCGACAAGAATGAGCTTGCAAAAATAATGTTACTTGATGGTTGCTTCATATTGGAACTTTTCATCAGGTACCACGAagccaaaaatgaaaaaaaaggagaCGGAGATGAAGCCAAAAATGTAATAGAAGGAGACGGATCTGATCCGATACTGAAAAGTAAGTGGATGATTGCAGCTCTTCAGCATGATCTGGCGTTACTCGAGAATCAGATCCCCTTCTCGGTTCTAGTTACTTTGTATAACATTGTCAAGCCTGAAGCCACGATCAAACACTCTGTTGCTAGCCTCGCTCTCGACTTCTTCGAGCCCATGAATGAGAAGCATATACCTGATGAGCTGGGAACGGACTTCAAGCatttgcttgatctcttgcaCAAATTCTATTTCCCCAAACCCGTCCCTTCAGAACCTAGTGAAATATCAATCCCGGTCGATAATTCAAAGCTTAATGATGAACGAAGCAGATGTTGCTTTTCACTCAGTagaaaagtaataaaaaaaagtggtgAGTTGCAAACTTCTTCAGGCCACTCTTCTCAACCTGATGATGCAGCTGGCAATGATAAGTGGGGATTCAACTACTGCGCTAAGGAACTTTTGGAGTCTGGAGTGCAGCTTCACATTCCCTCTGAGACGGACGAGAATTTGTTGAACATAAAGTTCAGCAACGGAGGCCTCAGCATTCCGACTCTGATTATCAACAAGTCAACAAGTTCGATCTTCAGGAATCTGATTGCCTACGAGCAGTACAGTCTTAGCAGTACAAACACCGTTACATCATACGCTTTCCTCATGAAGAGTCTCGTCCGTTACCCAGAGGATTTCAAGCTGCTTCAGGAGAGAAAGATCATAAAGCCTCATCTGATCGGGGAACAGGAATATTTGAACCAATTCAAGACTATTCTagatgaagttgttgccaaGGATGACTTCTGTTTTGCTAGTGTGCGAGACCAGGTGAACCAATACTGTGAGTCGTGGTGCCATTTGAACAAGCTTCAAGTATATTTGAAGGTGCGATTTCTAAAAGAAATAAGGGACCTTCATAATACTTATTTCACTTCTACATGGAGTATCATATCGTTCCTGGCTGCCTTTGCCCTTCTCATTCTCACTTCTCTACAGACATACTATGCCATTCACGGCCCTCACAAATGA
- the LOC137722559 gene encoding small ribosomal subunit protein bTHXc-like yields the protein MASLILGAPPAPSQSLAFKSRISFSRSETLAISLPSSTASLSLSTASSPPVPSVYCGRGDKKTERGKRFNHSFGNARPRNKNKGRGPPRVPVPAAPQKKDKFEDDTIVKVEIDESLS from the exons ATGGCGTCACTGATACTCGGTGCTCCCCCGGCCCCCTCTCAGTCGCTCGCTTTCAAGTCCCGCATTTCGTTCTCTCGCTCCGAAACCCTTGccatttctctcccctcctcCACTGCTTCGCTCTCGCTCTCCACAGCTTCTTCTCCACCGGTTCCTTCAG TATATTGCGGCAGAGGCGATAAGAAAACCGAAAGGGGAAAGCGCTTCAATCACTCTTTTGGAAAT GCGCGGCCGCGGAACAAGAACAAAGGCAGAGGACCACCTAGGGTTCCGGTGCCGGCGGCGCCCCAAAAGAAAGATAAGTTTGAGGACGATACGATTGTCAAAGTTGAAATTGATGAGTCCTTGTCTTAG
- the LOC137722558 gene encoding uncharacterized protein: MTMTRIDSRLLSLAKFRIFYTLLIVAIIVLVYAANIIHSDSEQSVASNNKAISPLLQSYDHNSAGRLIKSDVSHLVLRSMQEETIEVGRENTRPLVPPFNVTEEERIAWFRSMLSEFHIFKSDKSAKQFHGRVLEFFNKECEGQFFMTWISPARSFGSREFLTMESLFKAHPRGCLMILSRTMDSKCGYRILKPLKDSGFKVHSVTPDLSFLLKNTPAESWFAEMKRGKRDPGEIPLAQNLSNLMRLAVLYKYGGIYLDTDFIVLKSFSGLRNSIGAQSVDVVSKNWTRLNNAVLIFDMNHPLLYKFMEEFALTFDGNKWGHNGPYLVSRVVLRVQNRPGYNFTILPPLAFYPVDWSRIGGLFKKLGSPAHSRWIREKLLQLSGETYGVHLWNKQSSREVVEEGSLMQRLISDRCIICNDIYSSSRILIE; the protein is encoded by the coding sequence ATGACCATGACTCGAATCGACAGCCGCCTTCTTAGCCTTGCCAAATTTCGCATCTTCTATACTCTTTTAATTGTTGCAATCATCGTCCTCGTCTATGCCGCTAATATCATCCATAGCGACTCGGAACAGTCAGTAGCGTCGAACAACAAGGCAATTTCTCCGTTGCTGCAGAGTTATGATCATAATTCTGCAGGCAGATTGATCAAGTCTGATGTAAGTCACTTAGTTCTGCGTTCCATGCAGGAGGAGACCATTGAAGTTGGTAGAGAAAACACAAGGCCTCTTGTTCCTCCTTTCAATGTCACAGAAGAAGAGAGAATTGCTTGGTTCCGAAGCATGCTGTCGGAATTTCACATTTTCAAGTCAGACAAGTCTGCAAAGCAATTCCATGGCCGTGTTCTGGAATTCTTTAACAAGGAGTGTGAGGGTCAGTTCTTTATGACATGGATTTCGCCagcgaggtcttttgggagcagAGAGTTCTTGACAATGGAGAGTCTCTTCAAAGCCCACCCTCGTGGATGTTTGATGATTCTATCGAGAACCATGGACTCCAAGTGCGGTTACAGAATTCTGAAACCGCTGAAGGATAGCGGGTTCAAGGTTCATTCTGTGACACCGGACTTGTCATTTCTGTTGAAAAACACGCCGGCAGAATCCTGGTTTGCGGAGATGAAGAGAGGCAAGAGAGATCCTGGTGAGATTCCATTAGCCCAGAATCTGTCTAATTTGATGAGACTCGCAGTTCTATATAAGTATGGAGGTATTTACTTAGACACAGACTTCATCGTCTTGAAATCGTTCTCGGGATTGAGAAACTCGATCGGTGCACAAAGTGTGGATGTGGTTTCGAAGAACTGGACCAGATTAAACAACGCAGTTCTGATCTTTGATATGAATCATCCCCTTCTGTACAAATTCATGGAGGaatttgccctcacttttgatggGAATAAATGGGGGCATAATGGTCCCTACCTGGTTTCCAGAGTGGTCCTGAGGGTGCAAAACCGACCCGGTTATAACTTCACGATTCTACCCCCTCTCGCCTTTTACCCCGTCGATTGGAGTAGGATCGGAGGATTGTTTAAGAAGCTGGGAAGTCCGGCTCATTCTCGATGGATAAGAGAAAAGCTGCTTCAGCTGAGCGGGGAGACTTACGGAGTACACCTATGGAACAAGCAAAGCAGCAGAGAAGTAGTTGAAGAAGGAAGCCTTATGCAGAGATTAATCTCCGATCGCTGTATCATTTGCAACGACATATACAGTTCTTCAAGAATTTTAATCGAATAA
- the LOC137722079 gene encoding uncharacterized protein, with protein MKRMSQKVFDYRQLRRSAKSPIFSVVSFAVIFFIIYADNIVFNLPMHPVDLRIHELLDYHNTQLPQEQIVKKVNEVAEEISDPLVPPDNVTKNERLMWFRRKLPELEILKSNNLTKQFHGRVLEFLNHGCSVQFYMIWFSPATSFGKREFLAVDSLFNSNPKACLMILSKSMDSGRGYRIMKPILDRGFKVLTLTPDLPFLLKNTPGEVWLEELKSGKLDPGYIPLSQNLANLVRLAMLYKYGGIYLDTDLILLKDFSALRNAIGAQSLDSENKNANMLNNAVMAYDISHPVLLDFLDEFASTFNGNKWGHNGPYLVTRVIGRLGRSAGSVDYNLTILPPKAFYPVHWNQIRVLFRKPRKGSELRWVESMLKELNDGDTYALHLWNKRSRDLAIEEGSVMARLVLDNCAVCPSISNP; from the coding sequence atgaaaagaatgtCTCAAAAAGTGTTTGATTACAGGCAACTTAGGCGCAGTGCCAAATCTCCCATCTTTTCCGTCGTCTCATTTGCCGTCATATTCTTCATCATCTATGCAGACAACATTGTCTTCAACCTTCCCATGCATCCTGTTGACTTGAGAATTCATGAACTTCTTGATTACCATAACACTCAATTACCTCAGGAGCAAATCGTCAAAAAGGTTAACGAAGTTGCTGAAGAAATTTCTGATCCTTTGGTTCCTCCAGACAATGTCACAAAAAACGAACGGCTTATGTGGTTCCGGCGCAAACTCCCAGAGCTAGAGATACtcaaatcaaacaatttgaCAAAGCAATTCCACGGTCGAGTACTCGAGTTCCTCAACCATGGATGTAGCGTTCAGTTCTACATGATATGGTTTTCGCCGGCAACCAGTTTCGGAAAAAGAGAATTCTTGGCAGTGGACAGCCTCTTCAACTCCAACCCTAAAGCATGCTTGATGATCCTATCGAAAAGCATGGATTCAGGACGAGGGTACAGAATCATGAAGCCAATACTAGATCGAGGATTCAAAGTACTCACGCTGACACCAGACCTGCCCTTCCTATTAAAGAACACCCCAGGTGAAGTTTGGCTAGAAGAATTGAAGAGTGGGAAGCTGGACCCCGGATACATCCCGTTATCTCAAAACCTAGCCAATCTAGTTAGGCTAGCAATGCTGTACAAGTACGGAGGAATCTACTTGGACACAGACTTGATACTTCTGAAGGATTTCTCAGCATTGAGGAATGCAATTGGAGCGCAAAGTTTAGATTCGGAGAATAAAAATGCAAACATGCTAAATAATGCAGTCATGGCCTATGACATAAGTCATCCAGTTCTACTAGACTTTTTAGATGAATTTGCTTCCACTTTTAATGGGAACAAATGGGGTCACAACGGACCATACTTGGTGACTAGGGTAATTGGGAGACTAGGCAGGAGTGCAGGATCGGTTGATTACAACCTTACTATCTTGCCTCCCAAGGCATTTTATCCGGTGCACTGGAATCAGATACGCGTTCTTTTTAGGAAGCCGCGGAAAGGGTCAGAATTGAGATGGGTAGAAAGCATGTTGAAGGAGCTAAATGATGGAGACACTTACGCTTTGCATTTGTGGAACAAGAGAAGTAGGGACTTGGCCATTGAAGAGGGGAGTGTCATGGCCAGATTAGTCTTAGACAACTGTGCCGTTTGCCCTAGCATATCTAATCCTTAA